From the genome of Chanos chanos chromosome 5, fChaCha1.1, whole genome shotgun sequence, one region includes:
- the polr2a gene encoding DNA-directed RNA polymerase II subunit RPB1 translates to MHGPPSSDSACPLRLIKRVQFGIISPDELKRMSVTEGGIKYPETTEGGRPKLGGLMDPRQGVIERSGRCQTCAGNMTECPGHFGHIELAKPVFHVGFITKIMKVLRCVCFFCSKLLVDSNNPKIKDILAKSKGQPRKRLTHVYDLCKGKNICEGGEEMDNKFGMEQQETEEDLTKEKGHGGCGRYQPRIRRSGLELYAEWKHVNEDSQEKKILLSPERVHEIFKRISDEEVVILGLDPKFARPEWMIVTVLPVPPLAVRPAVVMQGSARNQDDLTHKLADIVKINNQLRRNEQSGAAAHVIAEDVKLLQFHVATMVDNELPGLPRAMQKSGRPLKSIKQRLKGKEGRVRGNLMGKRVDFSARTVITPDPNLQIDQVGVPRSIAANMTFPEIVTPFNIDRLQELVRRGNSQYPGAKYIIRDNGDRIDLRFHPKPSDLHLQIGYKVERHMCDGDIIIFNRQPTLHKMSMMGHRVRILPWSTFRLNLSVTTPYNADFDGDEMNLHLPQSLETRAEIQELAMVPRMIVTPQSNRPVMGIVQDTLTAVRKFTKRDVFLERGEVMNLLMFLSTWDGKVPQPAILKPRPLWTGKQIFSLIIPGHINAIRTHSTHPDEEDSGPYKHISPGDTKVIVENGELIMGILCKKSLGTSAGSLVHISYLEMGHDVTRLFYSNIQTVVNNWLLIEGHSIGIGDSIADAKTYLDIQNTIKKAKQDVIEVIEKAHNNELEPTPGNTLRQTFENQVNRILNDARDKTGSSAQKSLSEYNNFKSMVVAGSKGSKINISQVIAVVGQQNVEGKRIPFGFKHRTLPHFIKDDYGPESRGFVENSYLAGLTPTEFFFHAMGGREGLIDTAVKTAETGYIQRRLIKSMESVMVKYDGTVRNSINQVVQLRYGEDGLAGEAVEFQNMATLKPSNKAFEKKFKFDCTNERALRRTLQEDVVKDVLTNAHVQGALEREFEKMKEDREILRAIFPTGDSKVVLPCNLARMIWNAQKIFRINPRTPTDLNPLRVVEGVHELSKKLVIVNGDDPLSRQAQENATLLFNIHLRSTLCSRRMTEEFRLSTEAFDWLLGEIETKFNQAIVHPGEMVGALAAQSLGEPATQMTLNTFHYAGVSAKNVTLGVPRLKELINISKRPKTPSLTVFLLGQAARDAERAKDILCRLEHTTLRKVTANTAIYYDPNPQNTVVAEDQEWVNVYYEMPDFDVTRISPWLLRIELDRKHMTDRKLTMEQIAEKINAGFGDDLNCIFNDDNAEKLVLRIRIMNSDENKFQEDEEVVDKMDDDVFLRCIESNMLTDMTLQGIEQISKVYMHLPQTDNKKKIIITEEGEFKALQEWILETDGVGLMRVLSEKDVDPVRTTSNDIVEIFTVLGIEAVRKALERELYHVISFDGSYVNYRHLALLCDTMTCRGHLMAITRHGINRQDTGPLMKCSFEETVDVLMEASSHGELDPMKGVSENIMLGQLAPAGTGCFDLLLDAEKCKYGMEIPTNIPGISVAGPTGMFFGSAPSPMSGMSPAMTPWNTGATPAYGAWSPSVGSGMTPGAAGFSPSAASDASGFSPGYSPAWSPTPGSPGSPGPASPYIPSPSGAMSPNYSPTSPAYEPRSPGGYTPQSPGYSPTSPSYSPTSPSYSPTSPNYSPTSPSYSPTSPSYSPTSPSYSPTSPSYSPTSPSYSPTSPSYSPTSPSYSPTSPSYSPTSPSYSPTSPSYSPTSPSYSPTSPSYSPTSPSYSPTSPSYSPTSPSYSPTSPSYSPTSPSYSPTSPNYTPTSPSYSPTSPSYSPTSPNYTPTSPNYSPTSPSYSPTSPSYSPSSPRYTPQSPTYTPSSPSYSPSSPSYSPTSPKYTPTSPSYSPSSPEYTPTSPKYSPTSPKYSPTSPKYSPTSPTYSPTTPKYSPTSPTYSPTSPTYTPTSPKYSPTSPTYSPTSPKYSPTSPTYSPTSPKGSTYSPTSPGYSPTSPTYSLTSPAISPDDSDEENN, encoded by the exons ATGCACGGACCGCCCTCCAGCGACAGCGCATGCCCATTGCGCCTCATCAAGAGAGTGCAATTCGGCATCATCAGCCCAGATGAACTT AAACGCATGTCAGTCACAGAGGGGGGTATCAAGTACCCTGAGACTACAGAGGGCGGGCGCCCAAAACTGGGAGGGCTGATGGATCCCCGACAGGGGGTTATTGAGAGATCGGGCAGATGCCAGACATGTGCAG GAAACATGACTGAATGCCCAGGCCACTTTGGCCATATTGAGTTGGCCAAGCCAGTTTTTCACGTTGGCTTCATCACCAAGATTATGAAGGTCCTCCGCTGTGTCTGCTTCTTCTGCTCTAAGCTGCTGGTGGACTCG AACAACCCAAAGATCAAAGACATCTTAGCCAAGTCAAAAGGGCAGCCCCGTAAGCGCCTGACCCATGTCTATGACCTGTGTAAAGGCAAGAATATCTGTGAGGGTGGAGAGGAGATGGACAACAAATTTGGCATGGAAcagcaggagacagaggaggaccTCACCAAGGAGAAG GGTCACGGAGGGTGTGGACGGTACCAGCCCCGTATTCGGCGTTCCGGCCTGGAGCTGTACGCTGAGTGGAAGCACGTGAACGAGGACTCGCAAGAGAAAAAGATTCTGCTGAGTCCAGAGCGCGTGCATGAGATCTTCAAACGCATCTCTGACGAGGAAGTCGTGATCTTGGGCTTGGACCCCAAATTTGCCCGTCCCGAATGGATGATTGTCACTGTGCTTCCTGTGCCTCCCCTGGCCGTCAGACCCGCTGTGGTCATGCAGGGCTCCGCCCGAAACCAG GATGATTTAACACACAAACTGGCCGatattgtgaaaataaacaaccaGCTGCGGCGGAACGAGCAGAGTGGTGCAGCGGCTCACGTCATAGCTGAGGATGTGAAGCTCCTGCAGTTTCACGTGGCCACCATGGTCGACAATGAGTTGCCTGGCCTGCCGAGG GCCATGCAAAAGTCAGGCCGTCCACTAAAATCCATCAAGCAGAGGCTGAAGGGAAAAGAGGGGCGTGTTAGAGGAAACCTGATGGGGAAGCGTGTGGACTTCTCCGCCCGAACCGTCATCACGCCTGACCCCAACCTGCAGATCGACCAGGTGGGCGTCCCACGCTCAATCGCTGCCAACATGACCTTCCCTGAGATCGTCACTCCCTTCAATATCGACAG ACTCCAGGAGTTAGTCAGAAGAGGCAACAGCCAGTACCCAGGAGCCAAATACATTATCCGTGACAACGGAGACCGTATTGACCTGCGATTCCATCCTAAACCAAGTGACCTTCACCTTCAGATTGGTTATAAG GTGGAACGACACATGTGTGATGGTGACATCATCATCTTCAACAGACAGCCCACGCTGCACAAAATGTCCATGATGGGGCACAGAGTTCGAATTCTGCCTTGGTCCACTTTTCGACTCAACCTCAG TGTGACAACTCCCTACAACGCTGACTTTGACGGGGACGAGATGAATCTGCATCTGCCACAGTCTCTGGAGACACGTGCTGAGATCCAGGAGTTGGCCATGGTGCCACGTATGATCGTCACACCCCAGTCCAACAGGCCCGTCATGGGTATCGTGCAGGACACCCTCACTGCCGTGCGCAAGTTCACCAAGAGGGACGTCTTCTTGGAGAGG GGGGAAGTGATGAATCTGCTGATGTTCCTCTCCACGTGGGACGGCAAAGTGCCTCAGCCAGCCATCCTGAAGCCACGGCCGCTCTGGACTGGCAAGCAGATTTTCAGTTTGATCATCCCGGGCCACATCAACGCCATCCGAACGCACAGCACGCACCCTGACGAAGAGGACAGCGGGCCCTACAAACACATATCTCCTGGGGACACCAAG GTGATTGTCGAGAATGGAGAGTTGATCATGGGGATCCTGTGTAAGAAGTCTCTGGGGACATCGGCCGGCTCACTTGTCCACATCTCCTACCTGGAGATGGGCCATGACGTCACACGACTGTTCTACTCAAATATTCAAACTGTCGTCAACAACTGGCTGCTAATTGAGG GTCACTCTATCGGTATTGGTGATTCCATTGCTGATGCCAAAACATATCTGGACATTCAGAACACCATTAAGAAGGCCAAACAGGATGTGATAGAG GTGATTGAGAAAGCTCACAACAATGAGCTGGAGCCCACGCCAGGTAACACTCTGAGACAGACCTTTGAAAACCAGGTCAACCGCATCCTGAATGACGCTCGAGACAAAACTGGCTCTTCTGCTCAGAAGTCCCTCTCCGAGTACAACAACTTCAAATCCATGGTGGTGGCTGGTTCCAAGGGTTCCAAAATCAACATCTCACAG GTTATTGCTGTGGTGGGGCAGCAGAACGTTGAGGGTAAGCGAATCCCCTTTGGCTTCAAGCACCGAACTCTTCCTCACTTCATTAAAGATGATTACGGTCCTGAGAGTAGAGGCTTTGTGGAGAACTCCTACCTGGCTGGCCTCACGCCCACAGAGTTCTTCTTCCACGCTATGGGTGGACGTGAGGGTCTGATCGACACGGCTGTGAAAACTGCTGAGACAG GTTATATTCAGCGACGTCTGATCAAGTCTATGGAGTCTGTGATGGTGAAGTATGAtggcacagtgagaaactccaTTAATCAGGTGGTACAGCTGAGGTACGGAGAGGATGGCTTGGCTGGAGAGGCTGTCGAATTCCAGAATATGGCCACCCTCAAGCCCTCCAACAAGGCCTTTGAGAAGAA GTTCAAGTTTGACTGCACCAATGAGCGCGCCCTGCGCCGTACCCTTCAGGAAGACGTGGTCAAAGATGTGTTGACCAATGCACACGTGCAGGGTGCCTTGGAGAGGGAAtttgaaaaaatgaaggaaGACAGGGAGATTTTGAGAGCCATCTTCCCCACTGGAGACAGTAAA GTGGTGCTGCCATGCAATTTAGCAAGAATGATCTGGAATGCTCAGAAGATTTTCCGAATCAATCCTCGAACCCCAACCGACCTGAACCCATTACGGGTGGTAGAGG GAGTTCATGAGTTGAGCAAGAAACTGGTTATTGTAAATGGTGACGATCCATTGAGTCGACAGGCCCAGGAGAATGCCACACTGCTCTTCAACATCCACTTGCGTTCCACCCTCTGCTCCCGACGCATGACAGAGGAATTTCGTCTCAGCACAGAGGCCTTTGACTGGCTCCTGGGAGAGATTGAGACCAAATTCAACCAAGCCATC GTCCACCCTGGTGAAATGGTGGGAGCTCTGGCTGCTCAGTCTTTGGGCGAGCCAGCCACTCAGATGACCCTGAATACCTTCCATTACGCCGGTGTGTCGGCTAAGAACGTCACTCTTGGAGTGCCTCGTCTCAAAGAGTTGATCAACATCTCCAAGAGGCCCAAGACCCCGTCTCTGACCGTCTTCCTGCTGGGCCAGGCCGCCCGCGACGCTGAGAGGGCGAAAGACATCCTGTGTCGCCTTGAGCACACCACCCTTAGGAAAGTCACGGCCAATACAGCCATCTATTACGACCctaatccacagaacacagtgGTGGCAGAGGACCAGGAGTGGGTCAACGTCTACTACGAGATGCCCGACTTTGACGTGACGCGTATTTCGCCGTGGTTGCTGCGTATCGAACTTGACCGCAAGCACATGACTGACCGTAAACTGACCATGGAGCAAATCGCTGAGAAGATTAACGCAG gTTTTGGAGATGATCTGAACTGTATCTTTAATGATGACAATGCTGAGAAACTGGTGCTGAGAATCAGGATCATGAACAGTGATGAGAACAAGTTTCAGGAG GATGAAGAGGTTGTTGATAAGATGGACGATGATGTTTTTCTACGCTGCATCGAGTCCAATATGCTGACTGACATGACTCTACAGGGCATTGAACAGATTAGCAAG GTATACATGCATCTCCCTCAGACGGACAACAAGAAAAAGATCATCATCACTGAGGAGGGAGAGTTTAAGGCCCTGCAGGAGTGGATTCTGGAGACAGATGGCGTGGGACTCATGAGGGTCCTGAGTGAGAAGGATGTAGACCCAGTCAGAACCACCTCCAATGACATTGTGGAGATCTTCACT GTCCTGGGTATTGAGGCTGTGAGGAAGGCTCTGGAGAGGGAGTTGTATCATGTCATCTCCTTTGACGGCTCTTATGTGAACTACCGCCATCTTGCCCTGTTGTGTGACACGATGACCTGCAGAGGTCACCTGATGGCCATCACACGTCACGGCATCAACAGACAGGACACGGGACCGCTCATGAAGTGTTCCTTTGAGGAGACG gtGGACGTGTTGATGGAGGCCTCATCTCATGGAGAACTTGACCCCATGAAAGGTGTCTCTGAGAACATTATGCTTGGCCAGCTGGCCCCAGCTGGTACGGGCTGCTTTGACCTGCTGCTTGATGCAGAGAAATGTAAATACGGCATGGAAATTCCCACAAACATCCCTGGCATCAGCGTTGCTGGAC CGACGGGTATGTTCTTTGGTTCGGCACCGAGCCCCATGAGTGGCATGTCTCCAGCCATGACCCCTTGGAACACAGGAGCTACCCCTGCCTACGGTGCCTGGTCACCCAGCGTGG GAAGTGGAATGACTCCTGGGGCGGCAGGGTTTTCCCCCAGCGCTGCGTCAGATGCCAGTGGATTCTCTCCAGGCTACTCCCCTGCTTGGTCCCCTACACCGGGATCACCTGGGTCTCCTGGTCCAGCCAGCCCCTACATCCCCTCCCCAA GTGGAGCCATGTCTCCAAATTATTCTCCCACCTCTCCGGCGTACGAGCCTCGTTCACCGGGTGGCTACACCCCCCAGAGCCCAGGATACTCTCCAACCTCCCCTTCCTACTCTCCAACCTCTCCTTCCTACTCTCCAACCAGCCCCAATTACAGCCCTACGTCTCCATCTTATTCTCCAACTTCTCCTTCCTATTCCCCGACCTCTCCATCTTATTCCCCCACGTCTCCAAGTTACTCTCCAACCTCTCCATCTTATTCTCCTACTTCTCCCTCTTACTCCCCTACGTCACCCTCTTATTCACCTACATCTCCTAGCTACAGTCCCACGTCGCCTAGCTACAGTCCCACGTCGCCTAGCTACAGCCCTACCTCTCCATCTTACTCCCCAACCTCTCCATCATATTCTCCAACATCTCCCTCTTACTCTCCTACGTCTCCTAGCTACTCTCCTACATCTCCCTCTTATTCTCCCACCTCACCCAGCTACAGCCCCACTTCTCCCAGTTACAGCCCCACTTCACCAAATTACACACCAACTTCGCCTTCCTACAGCCCAACATCTCCTTCCTACTCCCCCACGTCCCCCAATTATACCCCCACCAGCCCCAATTATTCGCCCACCTCACCATCTTACTCGCCAACTTCTCCATCTTACTCACCATCCAGCCCACGCTACACACCCCAGTCACCCACCTACACCCCGAGCTCTCCTTCCTACAGCCCGAGCTCGCCTTCATACTCCCCAACCTCCCCAAAATACACCCCCACTTCGCCTTCCTACAGCCCCAGCTCTCCGGAATACACCCCGACGTCGCCGAAGTACTCCCCCACCTCACCCAAATACTCGCCCACTTCTCCCAAATACAGCCCCACTTCACCGACTTATTCCCCAACCACCCCCAAGTACAGCCCAACCTCACCCACTTACTCCCCAACCTCTCCCACCTACACCCCGACCAGTCCCAAATACTCCCCCACGTCGCCCACCTATTCCCCAACCTCGCCCAAATACTCACCCACATCCCCTACATACTCACCCACTAGCCCTAAGGGCTCTACCTACAGCCCAACTTCCCCAGGCTACAGTCCCACCTCGCCCACCTACAGCCTCACCAGCCCGGCCATCAGCCCCGATGACAGCGATGAGGAAAACAACTGA